A single window of Kitasatospora sp. HUAS MG31 DNA harbors:
- a CDS encoding LapA family protein yields MAKNTSPPHDRTHEPSSVTVKGREMRMRTIGVGILAILAVWFIAANTDSVSITLWVATVTLPLWVVLTVTLLVGAVIGIFVARRRGRA; encoded by the coding sequence ACACTTCTCCCCCGCACGACCGGACGCACGAGCCGTCGAGCGTCACGGTCAAGGGCCGCGAGATGCGCATGCGCACGATCGGCGTGGGGATCCTGGCGATCCTCGCCGTCTGGTTCATCGCCGCCAACACGGACTCGGTGTCGATCACGCTCTGGGTGGCCACCGTGACCCTGCCGCTCTGGGTGGTGCTGACCGTGACCCTGCTGGTCGGCGCGGTGATCGGCATCTTCGTGGCCCGCCGCCGCGGCCGGGCCTAG